A stretch of Camelina sativa cultivar DH55 unplaced genomic scaffold, Cs unpScaffold00517, whole genome shotgun sequence DNA encodes these proteins:
- the LOC109124915 gene encoding uncharacterized protein LOC109124915, translated as MDPILIGDFIPGNVKSFYINRRANDVELAEADTFFRQIASTHQELNQDLQYFHMKKGRIDRQLKTLESEVAILKAKRKSTIDLLDESEQKAKALETRPEDWEKIGLQLLWPMPKRLKTSVREIAANGALVRN; from the exons ATGGATCCTATCCTGATTGGTGACTTCATTCCAGGAAACGTCAAGTCGTTTTATATTAACAGGCGTGCTAATGATGTCGAGCTTGCTGAAGCCGATACTTTCTTTCGTCAG ATCGCAAGTACACATCAAGAATTGAACCAGGATCTCCAgtactttcatatgaaaaaaGGTAGGATCGACCGCCAGCTGAAGACTTTAGAATCTGAAGTTGCCATACTTAAGGCAAAAAGGAAAAGTACTATTGACTTGCTGGATGAGTCCGAACAGAAGGCCAAGGCATTGGAAACTCGCCCCGAGGACTGGGAGAAGATCGGGCTGCAACTGTTGTGGCCGATGCCAAAACGACTCAAGACGAGTGTTCGTGAGATCGCGGCGAATGGCGCACTAGTTCGGAATTAA